In Blastopirellula sp. J2-11, a single genomic region encodes these proteins:
- a CDS encoding efflux RND transporter permease subunit, whose product MSSSSSSWQDRYGWLVIAFFLAVTPVLTYGAKGAWDSIKNRVEDWLPETFEETQRLIWFYQQFGTDELLMISWEGCTLDDPRLNQYKTQLSKLDTSGQEPVEWFGEIITGADAIESLTSDPLELPKADALARMDGWLIGPDHQQTCLIAIVSKAGEENRAAAIEYAYQCADQVKELTRENLIVAGPTSDGVAIDNASKNSLDLLNLGSFVVCITIMYIGFRSMRATMIVFLIAIFCEQLSMSIMYFSGQEIDSVLTLVANLTYVLSISSGVHLVNYYRESLVDRTTKESVAWALRAALVPCLLSAGTTAVGMLSLTVSQIRPVTNFGLYAAASIGAGSIVLLLLAPAALYKFPVNPKLWHDPNHGPRWLHAFWDKLSQSIDSLRWVIFATSLALIGVCLVGVSRITTSAQLHDLFWPEARIIHDYDWLEEHVGPLVPIEIVLRMPTSTDTQPDGMKLDEQFYILDQVQKAVSDVDGVEASMSAATFAPQFPDPTQRGFIAITRRTSFRKILQNRLDQYVDMNYLSNEEDDHLWRISARVPAGDRLHYGDLMDRVKKNVDSILADHPNIAPIYSGSVPLVFKAQTEMLNDLIKSFGLAFIMIAGIMIVLLRNVFTGFFSMVPNILPTLIAFGTMGWLGMPVEVGSLLTASAALGIAVDDSLHFISWFNKGIASGANRREATRLAYEHCGAAMVQTSLICSFGLLVFALSPFTPISRFAWMMFSLLLIALLCDLFILPAILLCFSREKKIEGSEASTTLAQ is encoded by the coding sequence ATGTCGTCATCTTCCTCCTCGTGGCAAGATCGATACGGTTGGCTGGTCATCGCCTTCTTTCTGGCGGTGACGCCGGTTCTGACTTACGGCGCTAAAGGCGCTTGGGACAGTATCAAAAACCGAGTCGAAGACTGGCTTCCGGAAACATTTGAAGAGACGCAGCGGCTCATCTGGTTCTATCAACAGTTCGGCACGGACGAATTGCTGATGATCAGTTGGGAAGGTTGCACGCTAGATGACCCTCGACTGAATCAATACAAGACGCAATTATCAAAGCTAGACACCAGCGGTCAGGAGCCGGTCGAGTGGTTTGGCGAAATCATCACCGGCGCCGACGCAATCGAGTCCCTTACCTCCGACCCGCTAGAACTCCCCAAAGCTGATGCGCTCGCTCGCATGGATGGTTGGCTGATCGGACCAGATCACCAGCAAACTTGTCTGATCGCGATCGTTTCCAAAGCTGGCGAAGAAAATCGAGCCGCTGCAATTGAATACGCCTATCAATGTGCGGATCAGGTCAAGGAACTAACGCGCGAGAACTTGATCGTCGCTGGGCCAACCAGCGATGGGGTCGCAATCGACAACGCTAGTAAAAACTCGCTTGATCTGCTCAACCTGGGTTCGTTCGTCGTCTGCATCACGATCATGTACATCGGTTTTCGCAGCATGCGTGCGACGATGATCGTATTTCTGATCGCGATCTTCTGCGAACAGCTCAGCATGTCGATCATGTATTTCAGCGGTCAGGAGATCGACTCGGTCCTGACCTTGGTCGCCAACTTGACATATGTGCTCAGTATTTCCTCCGGCGTTCATTTGGTGAACTACTATCGCGAGTCGCTCGTCGATCGAACAACCAAAGAGTCCGTCGCTTGGGCGTTGCGTGCGGCGCTGGTTCCCTGTCTATTGTCGGCAGGCACGACAGCTGTCGGCATGCTTTCGCTAACGGTCAGCCAGATTCGCCCAGTGACCAACTTCGGGCTCTATGCCGCCGCATCGATTGGCGCCGGTTCCATCGTCCTGTTGCTGTTGGCGCCGGCCGCTCTTTACAAATTTCCGGTAAATCCGAAGCTTTGGCACGATCCCAATCATGGCCCGCGTTGGCTGCATGCCTTTTGGGACAAGCTCTCCCAGAGTATCGACTCTCTACGCTGGGTTATCTTCGCCACGTCGCTCGCGTTGATCGGCGTTTGTCTGGTTGGCGTTTCAAGGATCACGACGTCAGCCCAACTGCACGATTTGTTTTGGCCCGAAGCGCGAATCATCCATGACTACGATTGGCTGGAAGAACACGTCGGCCCCTTGGTGCCGATCGAGATCGTCTTGCGCATGCCTACTTCCACCGATACCCAACCGGATGGAATGAAGCTGGATGAACAGTTCTATATTCTGGATCAGGTGCAGAAAGCGGTTTCGGATGTTGATGGAGTCGAAGCTTCGATGTCGGCTGCGACGTTCGCACCCCAATTCCCCGATCCTACGCAACGAGGTTTTATCGCCATCACGCGACGCACTTCTTTTCGTAAGATCCTGCAAAATCGTCTCGACCAATATGTCGACATGAACTACCTCAGTAACGAAGAGGACGACCATTTGTGGCGAATCAGCGCCCGTGTGCCGGCCGGCGATCGTTTGCACTACGGCGACTTGATGGATCGAGTCAAAAAGAACGTCGATAGCATCTTGGCAGATCATCCTAATATCGCGCCGATCTACTCCGGGTCGGTCCCCTTGGTCTTCAAAGCTCAGACCGAGATGCTCAACGACCTGATCAAAAGCTTCGGCCTAGCGTTCATCATGATCGCCGGCATCATGATTGTCCTGCTTCGCAACGTATTCACCGGCTTCTTCAGCATGGTCCCCAATATTTTGCCAACGCTGATCGCCTTTGGCACGATGGGCTGGCTCGGCATGCCGGTCGAAGTTGGATCGTTGTTGACGGCTAGTGCGGCGCTTGGAATCGCCGTCGACGACTCGCTTCACTTTATCAGTTGGTTCAACAAGGGGATCGCCTCCGGCGCCAATCGTCGCGAAGCGACGCGTCTGGCGTACGAACATTGCGGAGCCGCAATGGTTCAAACTTCGCTGATCTGCTCGTTCGGCCTGTTGGTCTTTGCGCTGAGCCCATTTACGCCGATCTCACGATTCGCCTGGATGATGTTTTCGCTGCTCTTGATCGCATTGCTGTGCGACCTATTCATCCTGCCTGCGATACTGCTCTGTTTTTCGCGTGAGAAGAAGATCGAGGGAAGCGAAGCGTCCACAACGCTCGCGCAATAA
- a CDS encoding MBL fold metallo-hydrolase, with translation MQIGDWRLDLVSGGRFLHDGGILYGVVPKSIWRTITPADEQNRVPLAMNCVLARSASHTVLIDAGHGEKMSPLDRKSHSLEPGWPLLTDLAALGVAPEDIDIVILSHLHWDHAGGATTRLEGRIAATFPSATYYIQRQEWDDANSNTLELSGGYDLDDFLPLANEGRLMLIDGSQEIVPDVRVIQTGGHTRGHQAIEIASSGEGLMFLGDVAPTVAHIRRMWCTSYDLDLVQSRRVKSELFGHAADRGYWVVWNHDRHNPVSRIERHPHREFLPADIRENL, from the coding sequence ATGCAGATTGGCGATTGGCGACTTGACCTGGTGTCTGGAGGCAGATTCCTGCACGACGGAGGCATATTGTATGGCGTCGTGCCGAAATCGATCTGGCGAACAATTACTCCGGCCGATGAACAAAACCGCGTTCCTTTAGCGATGAACTGCGTCTTGGCGCGCAGCGCATCTCACACGGTGCTTATCGACGCTGGGCACGGCGAAAAAATGTCTCCGTTGGATCGCAAGTCGCATAGTCTGGAACCAGGTTGGCCGCTGCTGACTGATCTGGCGGCGCTCGGCGTCGCTCCGGAAGATATCGATATCGTCATTCTAAGTCATCTGCACTGGGATCATGCTGGAGGAGCGACGACCCGGCTCGAGGGGAGAATCGCGGCGACCTTTCCCTCAGCGACTTACTATATTCAGCGGCAAGAGTGGGACGACGCGAATTCGAATACGCTCGAACTTTCTGGCGGGTACGACCTAGATGACTTTCTTCCCTTGGCCAACGAGGGGCGTTTAATGCTGATCGACGGCTCGCAGGAAATCGTGCCTGATGTTCGAGTCATTCAAACGGGGGGGCATACCCGCGGGCATCAGGCGATCGAAATCGCGTCAAGCGGCGAGGGTCTGATGTTCCTGGGGGACGTCGCTCCGACGGTCGCTCACATTCGCCGGATGTGGTGCACGTCGTATGACCTTGATTTAGTCCAATCCCGACGCGTGAAGTCTGAACTGTTTGGACATGCGGCGGACCGCGGGTATTGGGTTGTCTGGAATCATGACCGTCATAACCCGGTCAGCCGTATCGAAAGACATCCTCATCGCGAGTTCTTGCCAGCGGACATCCGCGAAAATCTTTAA